ATCAACTGGATGTACCACTCCAGGAAAACAAGGTTTGGGAACAATTTGTCAAAGAGCAGGGCCATATGTCTCAGCATCCCAAAAATCGAGAGGAAACTGGAAGACATGTGGAAGGAGATACCTCCATACAGTGCTCCTCACATTTTGGATCTAAGGcccctcctgccctctgctggTCACCTTTGTTCACCTTTCCTCCTCAGGCATCTCTCCACCTTCCCACTCTACCTTCCAGAAGAAAGATGGCTACAATCTGACTCGTTCCCCTCTTGCAAAGCAAACCACCAAGtgctttagaaaatatttcttctccctaCAATGTTACAGAGACCCACCACACTTCAAGCACTCCCAAAAAAACCAGAATGTTACCTGCAAGAGAAATCCCAACGGGAACGTGCGttggaaaggaaggagggacaCCCTCGGACATGGGCTCCTCGTCCACAGGGCTGAAGCTGTTTGCCACTGTGAGTCTGTTGGGGACCCGCATCCTTCGATTGATGTCCTCAGTGAAGAGCAGGTCACAGCGGACTATGTTCACTTTCTGCTCCAAAAGTGGCCACAtcgtttttgtttttcccagatTGCCCGGGGAGCCGAGGTTTCACGCAGggggaaagaaagcagcaggctgagAGGCAGTGGCACCTGCACAGGGGCAACACGTGCTGTAAGGCACCTACACACAggcagaaacaacaacaaacagaacCATAGGAGATGTGCCGGAGAACAGGGAGTCCCATAGAGCCCAGCTGGTGGGAGCAAGGGCATGAGGTGggaactgctgccagcagcatgaGATGGGAGAACGAAACTGTCCCCACACACACTTTCACTGTAATATCCTCTAGGGCCATACTGCATTCATGCCCATCTCCTGGAGGGATCCACACCAAGGAGCTGAACGGGATGGACTTTGCTTCAGGCAGCGCTGTCGGACACTGACCATCCTCCCACAGGGAAAGGAAGCCTCTTCCAGCACGGACACAGCAGGGACACAGGTCCCCAGCCCCTCTGACTCTCTGCTTTCTGATTTATTGTTCTTGACATTACCGATGTACTGTTCTGGGTTCTTCCAGACCCAGCCATTCCCATTCCCCCACGTCCCCCtcagccctccctgctgccctcccttGATCTTGCAATACCAAGGAATCCCCCTTTGCTACTGAGTCAAaatcccccagcacagcccaaacCACTGCGGACGTTTTCCCCTTCAAAGCTCAGAGGGGGAGAATGGGAGGAGGCGAGGAGCGGAGCGCAGGGGCTCTGTATGCTCTGATCACGTCGGGCTCTATTTTTAGCACCCTGCGCTCTGACGCTGCATTGCCAGCCCAGCAAGCCgctcccagctggcagcagccagggctCCCCGctgccatccccatccccatgctcatccccatccccatgccacctcctgggagcagcagcactcctGGAGCCCTATAGATGTCTGGAGACACAGCCCCGGAGCACTAATCCCAtcccacagcaccagcagccctgTAACTCCAGGCATGCCAGGGCAGCTCCGCGCCAGCAGTAATCACTTCACTCTGttctctcctcctccatcattaaaattcttttaattaaaggGACAGAAATCTGCCCAGCgccatcagctgcagcacttcGCTGCTTCCACGTGTGTGGGAACGAAACCCCTGTCCCTGCAAAGCAGGTCGGCCCCAACAGTGAGTCCTGGGGCTGTCCCAGAGAGGTGCCATTCCCGCAGGAGAATGCTGGATCAGACACGCAGCCCCACGGCCCGCAGCCATGGCAATCGCTGGGTTTCTCCTCCAGTTTTGGGGTTTTAGAGGAACAAACGCCCTGAGCTGtcttctcagccttctctctgGGAAAGCAGCATATGAAAAGCAATAAATCAGAATGGGGGGAGAGGTTCATGTTCTAATCACCGATGGAACTGCCGCAGCTCCTAAGGAGAAAAGGGACGAGAGGGGAGCGAGGAGCGCGTTCTGAGAGCCTAAGCCACacaaacgaaaaaaaaaacCGTCAAAATCCATAAGAAGAAAGGGCTTAAATGGCCGGATTTCTGCCTTAACTTTCCGCAGGGCTTTTTCTAGCTGCTACCGAGCAATCCTGCTCACGCCGACGGAACACGGCCGCTCCCCACCTCCGCGCTGCGCTTCCCCTCGCATCGGCAGCGCGGGGGAATTTCCGGCGGGCTGAGCCGGGGGCTGCGGCGCTGGGGAGGGGGGAACAGGAGCGGACCCCCCCGTCCTGCCCTGCGGAGGGACCGCCCGCCTCTCTCCCGGCGCGGGCAGGAGGGGCAGCAGCATCCCTCCGCCCCCGGCGGGTTAGCACACCCCGCTTGGGGTCCGCGCTCGCAGATCggctctgctttcctctcccgTAGCGCAGCTGCGGGCTCCCCCCACGGTTCCCCCGGAGCCGGGCTCTGCCCCAGCGCTGCGCCCGCTCCCCGCTGGTGGAAGGGAGGAGCGGGGTAGGAGCGGGcacttactttttctttttttttttggcagtttaAAGCAACTTCCCAACCTGTAAGCGGCCGCTCTTCCTGCCCGCCCGGCCGGGAGGTGATGTCAGCTGGGCGAGCCCTCCCCTCCTGGCACAACGCCGGGCTTAAAGGCACAGCCCGCACAGCCCGTGCTCCAGCCCGAGGCCCCCGGGCAGCAGCGCCCGCCCATCGCCGCGTCGGAGCTGATCTCCTCTGCCTCTTGGTGGAGCGTGCGGCGATAAAACGATCCGTTTGGGATGAATGACGGttttaaaagcttctgaatGGGGACGGAGTCCAAGGCCTTACCATAAAATCCAGTTTTGAAAGGGCTTAAAATAAATCTCGCGCTGCCCTAGTCTTGCTATTTAAAGGGGATTATCTAAGAGGAATGCCGAGACGAGCTGTGTGCCCAAATCCCCTCCCAGCCGCCAGGAAATCCCTCACACTCGCATACCAGCCGGGCTCATAGGACCTCCTCAGTTCTTAGCATGCCCAGCCATGTGGGGTGCGGTGCCCCATCCCACATCCCTCTCCCAGCAGTTTGGGAAAAAGCCACCCTGTGCCGCTCAGAGAGTGAGGgttttttaataaatacctttttttttgcacagaaatataCCAAGTTTTACAGAATACAAACCGCAAAGGTAATGACCGCGCACCAAAGACAGAGGATCCAAGAGCGCCCTCTGATTCCCTCCGGTCTTTTCCAGCTCTGACCCCCGAGCTCGGTGCCAGGTCGTCCCATCACCCGCATTTACTAAGGCCGAAAGGCAGAGTGAAGGCCTGGGAAGGGACGGACAAGGTGCCGGCAGCTGCAGGCCCCAAGGGCTTGTACCCTGCCCCAGGGACAGCTATGCTGGGCAAACCTCAGCTCCGGGCTGAGAGCATCACTGGGACGGAGCAGGACAGCGGGGCGTGGGCAGCCTGCGGATACACCACAGCCTTATGGTGCTGGTGGAGACCGGTGCTGGGGTGAATGCCACAGGGGGGCAGTGCTACAAGGTTCTGGGGTGGTCCTGGGGGCTGGTGAGAACCCCCTTATAGCCCACCAGACATGACTGGGAAAGGACAGCCCCATCGCATGGACCCTAGAAGTGGCTGCCTAGGAAAAGGGGACACGCTGGTCCCACGGCAAAGCAcgtgctcagctctgccctggctCCAAGAGCAGGACTCAGCTCTGCTCCCGTCCCACCAGCATCCCCAGCTGCCAGGGCCTGGTTGGTGGCACAATCACTGCTTGCCTCTGCAGCCATCTCTGCCAGCAGGCCCTCCTCACCATGGCCGTGGCCATGTGCTCTGCCCACCAGAGGGGCCTGGAGGACAAGAGCCCTGAGAAGAGGGCCAGGACGGAGAGGTTAGGGGAAGGCAGAAGGGAGGTTTGGCACATCTGCAGACTCCCTGTGCCCGCATCCCACATCTGGGGAGAGCACCAGACAGGTGGGGCAGGAACCTGCAGGAAGGAGGCACATCTCCACTGCTTAAAGCCATGCAGCCATCTTGGTGGTTCCAAAGCAACTTACCTCACGTACAAGACCACCACAaacctttctccctttccaaaGGGCTCTAGATCACAAAGCACCTCCTTGACCAGTTCCTCCCCTTTCTCCCAACAACAAATATCACTGCAGGAGGGACTGGGCTCCCCAATCCCACCAGGCAGCAAATCCACACAAAGGAAGAATTTTCTCCCCAGTCACAAACCGTGGGGACAGAAACGAGAACCCCTCCTGCCACCTCACCTCCTCATCAGAGCACCAAGCACCAAATGGGAGACAGTGAGGACTGGGGTCTCAGCACATCACAAACCAGCCCCTGCTGATTTGGGTACGGAAGGGACCAACTCCAACACCAGCCCCACACGTGCCTCAGGTCGATGAGCCAGCGTGCACACAGGGTAAGGCTgagccccagggaggcagtgagGCTGTTTTAGTCATGGGAAATGTTATGTCTGAGGGGAAAGTGATGAAATCAAATGCACCATGGGGAAGGCCCCCGTGTTGAGCCAGGaacaagctgctgctctgctctggctgctgcagcacttaTGTGAGCAGGGAGCAAGGAGAAGGGGACGGCTGGTCGAACCCAGAGCcatccccacatcccacccTCACCCTGCTTGGGGACGGCTGTTTTTTGGTAAGGAAGGTAAGGCTATTGTGTGATGGCACCAGCTTGTACAAGTGAGACAGGGAGATCAATGCCACCTGAACAAGGTTCTGGGGATGGCAAGGGGTGTGGGTGCACGAGCATGAGTGTGCGAAGAGGCAAAAGGGAGGCAGACCCTCTATTTgcctgcagtgggagcagcagccacGATCTCCTCATACTTTGGTGGAGGGTCATTGTAGGAGATGCTGGTCTCTTCACCgctgctgctctctgggtgCCCTGTCACCTCCTCATAAGAAGGTGGAGGGGTGGCACTGGACAGTCTGGAGAGGACAGAGACCGAATGCTCTGGTGGACAGAGAGTACCATCTTGCTGGGGGGTGccccctgctctgctgtctccAGCCCCCCGGTTGCTTGCTTCTCGCTGATACTGAGTTTCCCCTTGGCTTTGTGACCGCTCGCGGTACACCATGACCCTGGGTAGGCTGCGTCCCGTTCGGCTGGCCAGGTAGCGGTTCTGGGCGTAGGAAGGGCGGTGACGGGTGGCCTTTTGCAGCTGGCACCTCCAGATGATGAAGAGGGCGATGACTATCAGAAGAGCCACTCCCAAGAGGGGCACCACCACATACATAGCGTCTGAGCGCTCGGTGCTGTGCCCAGGGTCCTTGACAGAGTATACAGAGTTGGTGTAGCCCTTCCAGAACTCCatctgcagcaggaacagagaagGAACTACCGTGCGCTCGTGCATGGGACAAGCAGCCCCTAACCATCACATGCAATAAACACTGCTGTCCCCAAGCCCACAGAAGAGGCCTTTTCCAGTTGCCTTGCAGCAccctcaccagggctgagagctgctctgctaGTACCTGAACCAACTATGGGACCCAGCAAAAAAAGATGATGGGAGCAAACCTCaacagcagccaccagcccctACATCAAGCAGGAAGAAATACAGCCCACATCAATACCCGCCTGGAGATATGGGGACAGCAGTATAAATCTCTTATACATGCCAGGGGAGTGCCAGTTCaacctgcagctgtgcagggtGTCCCAGCAATGACAAGGAGAGAGCATTGCCTAAGAAGGGAAAACCATGCTGGAAAGTGAGGCTACAGCATGCTGCCTGTGGGCTGAAGAGAACAGAGGGAACAGGAGAGGCCATTCTCACTGTGCTTTTCTCTACCCACGGCATGCTAAGGTGTAAGTGCCTCACACATCCGCTGAGGAGCACGGTGGGACAAACTCACTGTCTTCTCCTTGTTCTCGAACACTTCCTTGACCTCCTCATAACTGCAGACCTCCTCCATGCACTCCCGCTCGATGGTGCCCTGCCGAATCTCCTCCAGGAAGCCGTTGGCTCGGGGAAAGCGCTTCAGGATTGAGTGGGCATTCCTGGCCCCCAAGAACACTGCAACACACAAGGCACAGATGCTGAACAGCGACAAACCCACACCTGGCCTCTGTACAGCCAGGTTTTCCCCCCTGTTTTTGGTGAAACAGGCATCCCAAACACCAAATCGCCCATGGCTAGTTTAGTTAGCACAGCAATTTGCACACAGTGGGGAGTAAGGCTTTTGGGGTCTGCCCAGAGACATGCAGCACCAGCAACATCCTTCCAACAGGACTGGCTACTACATACCCAGAAAGTGGCAGCTTCAGACCACACAGGACAGCTCCAACAGACTTGTTTTTAACCTTCTGCCCTTGATGGGATTTCACCTTAGTGCCCCTTTGCTACAGGGCAACTAAATCAGAAAGAGGACCCAGGGCCAGGCAGAGGCTCCCTGGGGAAAAGGGAGCTCCTAGAACAGGGACACTGACCCCCAGTTAGCACAGGAGAGGCGAGACGCTGTCCAGAAAGCAACAATGCACACAGACCATGACCCTCCCAGGATACAAACATCCCACACACATTTCACAAGGCAGCCCTTCTGTAGTGCAGCTGAACACATTCAACTGTAGGTTGATACTGATTCTTCCCACCCAGCCAATCTCACTGCGCCCTTTGAGTAAGATGATTCAGTTCAGCTGGCTGATCTACAGAAGCCTGTTTACCTCTTTCACCCTCAGGCTCAGTCTTCCCATGGATCAACCAGATGAACCAATTCACACTGCAGCAACAAGAACAGATGCAGGACAAGGAGGTAAGGGGACTGCCAGAGTCTCCCATTAGACCAACTTGGATATAACAGAAAAGGATGCTTAGTAAATGATCAAACGTAACATTCAGTAGCAGCCTGACACTGGGGAGGTCAGTATGTTTCCTTCAGCTTTACTTTCCATTTATCCTGCTCCTAAAATAATATTGCAAGGTATTTTTGAGAATACTCACAAGTGTCAAGGCAGGGGAAAGATCACACTGTAAGAAACTACTACAGTGCTATGCCACTTCGTGCTTGGAGGTATTGTGCTCTTTATGTGCTGTGTAGGTGCACGTCCCCCTAGTGATTTATTAATGGCTTGCTTCAGTGAGAGAGTTTGCAGAGGGCTGAACCACTGAGGTGTGAATGAAGAACAGCATGAATGATGTGAGTCAGAGACTTTCCCTTCAGAATCAGCTTTATTATGCaaacatatcttttttttttttccttaaataacaAGGATAACCAAAAAAAGCATCTTCAAGAGGCACAGAAGGCATAATGCTGGAGGGCAGGGATCAGCTTGCCTTGGCTTTCCCAGTCAAGGAGGGCTGTCCTGGCTGAAGATGAAGCAGGGTGGCAGGCTGGCTTTCTCCTGACCCTTTCCAGAATTGGATGAAATTTCACAAAGGCACCATCCATTCTGCAAACGTCCCATCTTTCGCTGGAGAAATCTGGCCTTACCTCCTTGGCTTCCTGCCTTGATCAAGCTGCGTTATTAACTCTCCCCTCCTCAGCACTTGAGCCTGAGACTCTTTCCATCTTCCTCAGCACACCTTGGAGCAAAAAGCTTAGCTGCAGATCTCACTTGCAAAGTTTTCCATCCCTGCAGATACCAGTCACTTGACCCTGCTTTGCTGAACTTGTCACTgtgatggaaataaaaacagacatgCACGCAGGTATCACAAACAACGCCTCTGTTGAAAACATGCTGTGATAGAGGCATGTGCCTCTTCCCCTAGAAAATCTCACCCAGG
The window above is part of the Numida meleagris isolate 19003 breed g44 Domestic line chromosome 8, NumMel1.0, whole genome shotgun sequence genome. Proteins encoded here:
- the PRRG3 gene encoding transmembrane gamma-carboxyglutamic acid protein 3 isoform X3, whose protein sequence is MEEVCSYEEVKEVFENKEKTMEFWKGYTNSVYSVKDPGHSTERSDAMYVVVPLLGVALLIVIALFIIWRCQLQKATRHRPSYAQNRYLASRTGRSLPRVMVYRERSQSQGETQYQREASNRGAGDSRAGGTPQQDGTLCPPEHSVSVLSRLSSATPPPSYEEVTGHPESSSGEETSISYNDPPPKYEEIVAAAPTAGK
- the PRRG3 gene encoding transmembrane gamma-carboxyglutamic acid protein 3 isoform X2; translation: MAMFLGARNAHSILKRFPRANGFLEEIRQGTIERECMEEVCSYEEVKEVFENKEKTMEFWKGYTNSVYSVKDPGHSTERSDAMYVVVPLLGVALLIVIALFIIWRCQLQKATRHRPSYAQNRYLASRTGRSLPRVMVYRERSQSQGETQYQREASNRGAGDSRAGGTPQQDGTLCPPEHSVSVLSRLSSATPPPSYEEVTGHPESSSGEETSISYNDPPPKYEEIVAAAPTAGK
- the PRRG3 gene encoding transmembrane gamma-carboxyglutamic acid protein 3 isoform X1 translates to MFVSWEGHGLCALLLSGQRLASPVLTGVFLGARNAHSILKRFPRANGFLEEIRQGTIERECMEEVCSYEEVKEVFENKEKTMEFWKGYTNSVYSVKDPGHSTERSDAMYVVVPLLGVALLIVIALFIIWRCQLQKATRHRPSYAQNRYLASRTGRSLPRVMVYRERSQSQGETQYQREASNRGAGDSRAGGTPQQDGTLCPPEHSVSVLSRLSSATPPPSYEEVTGHPESSSGEETSISYNDPPPKYEEIVAAAPTAGK